A genomic region of Methanothermobacter sp. CaT2 contains the following coding sequences:
- the mcrG gene encoding coenzyme-B sulfoethylthiotransferase subunit gamma — MAQYYPGTSKVAQNRRNFCNPEYELEKLREISDEDVVKILGHRAPGEEYPSVHPPLEEMDEPEDAIREMVEPIDGAKAGDRVRYIQFTDSMYFAPAQPYVRSRAYLCRYRGADAGTLSGRQIIETRERDLEKVSKELLETEFFDPARSGVRGKSVHGHSLRLDEDGMMFDMLRRQIYNKDTGRVEMVKNQIGDELDEPVDLGEPLDEETLMNKTTIYRVDGEAYRDDTDAVEIMQRIHVLRSQGGYNPE; from the coding sequence ATGGCACAATACTATCCCGGAACAAGTAAGGTTGCTCAGAACAGAAGGAATTTCTGTAACCCTGAATACGAACTCGAAAAGCTGAGAGAAATCTCAGATGAGGATGTAGTAAAGATTCTGGGTCACAGGGCCCCAGGGGAAGAATATCCAAGTGTTCACCCACCACTGGAAGAGATGGATGAACCAGAGGACGCAATAAGGGAAATGGTTGAACCAATAGACGGTGCAAAGGCCGGTGACAGGGTCCGATACATACAGTTCACAGACTCAATGTACTTTGCTCCAGCACAGCCATACGTACGATCAAGGGCATACCTCTGCAGGTACAGGGGTGCAGACGCAGGTACGCTCTCAGGACGTCAGATCATAGAGACCAGGGAGAGGGACCTTGAGAAGGTATCCAAGGAACTTCTTGAAACAGAGTTCTTTGACCCTGCAAGATCAGGTGTCAGGGGTAAATCCGTCCACGGACACTCACTCCGTCTCGACGAAGACGGTATGATGTTCGACATGCTGAGAAGACAGATCTACAACAAGGACACCGGCAGAGTCGAAATGGTCAAGAACCAGATCGGTGACGAACTCGACGAACCCGTGGACCTTGGTGAACCACTGGATGAGGAAACCCTCATGAACAAAACAACCATCTACCGTGTGGATGGTGAAGCCTACCGTGATGATACAGACGCCGTGGAGATCATGCAGAGGATCCACGTTTTAAGATCACAAGGAGGGTACAACCCAGAATAA
- the mcrC gene encoding methyl-coenzyme M reductase I operon protein C, with amino-acid sequence MIGKCTHVVDCRETMGMGEGGGIAQRGTFAQCGSEVLAVAMSPGRRHITKPVCEITFALREANIMTSTIVLNAGAGVPQDAPSAGAGSLFGLTPAEVEQMKRHKLLVVHLGGVKNHITYKARLILRNVDRPCIIICEYPVDFEDFAKIGVRTRAVMPDEPKTKGTIVDIVSGVIRGETCPQEKLDEIIRKVKLALGGA; translated from the coding sequence ATGATCGGAAAGTGCACTCACGTTGTTGACTGTAGAGAAACAATGGGAATGGGTGAGGGAGGAGGAATAGCCCAGAGGGGTACCTTCGCCCAGTGTGGAAGTGAAGTCCTTGCGGTGGCAATGTCACCTGGCAGACGCCACATCACAAAGCCTGTCTGCGAGATAACATTCGCCCTCAGGGAAGCCAACATAATGACCAGTACCATAGTCCTGAATGCAGGTGCGGGAGTCCCGCAGGACGCTCCAAGCGCCGGAGCAGGAAGTCTCTTTGGTCTGACACCCGCAGAAGTCGAGCAGATGAAGAGGCACAAACTCCTGGTCGTACACCTTGGAGGAGTAAAGAACCACATCACCTACAAGGCGCGCCTCATACTCAGGAACGTCGACAGACCATGCATAATCATCTGCGAATACCCGGTGGACTTCGAGGACTTTGCAAAGATAGGTGTAAGGACAAGGGCCGTCATGCCAGATGAACCAAAAACAAAGGGCACCATTGTTGACATTGTGAGTGGAGTCATAAGAGGAGAAACCTGTCCCCAGGAAAAACTGGATGAGATTATAAGGAAGGTTAAGTTAGCATTAGGAGGTGCATGA
- the mcrD gene encoding methyl-coenzyme M reductase operon protein D, with the protein MDVQIFPHRLLGADTTEKLLNRLEDISGVKRMVIHGQRLPPEDHPDRRIISVKGQEFELQVKTGRVLLEIEDEDTITDIKRVCEDLLPFGYDVTPGKYIRTQKTVTDEIKYGEDLDKVPEELIGLTDQNARLSERATIIKRKKEH; encoded by the coding sequence ATGGACGTTCAGATATTTCCACACCGGCTACTAGGGGCTGACACCACCGAGAAACTCCTTAACCGCCTTGAGGACATCAGCGGCGTTAAGAGAATGGTGATACATGGACAGCGCCTGCCACCAGAGGACCACCCTGACAGACGCATAATCAGCGTTAAAGGTCAGGAATTCGAGCTTCAGGTGAAAACAGGCCGAGTACTCCTTGAGATAGAGGACGAGGATACAATAACTGACATCAAAAGGGTCTGTGAGGATCTCCTGCCCTTTGGATACGATGTTACTCCTGGAAAATATATAAGGACGCAGAAGACAGTGACGGATGAGATAAAGTATGGTGAGGACCTTGATAAGGTGCCGGAGGAACTCATAGGTCTTACAGACCAGAACGCCCGGCTCAGTGAAAGGGCCACCATAATAAAAAGGAAAAAGGAGCATTAG
- the mcrB gene encoding coenzyme-B sulfoethylthiotransferase subunit beta: MAKFEDKVDLYDDRGNLVEEQVPLEALSPLRNPAIKSIVQGIKRTVAVNLEGIENALKTAKVGGPACKIMGRELDLDIVGNAESIAAAAKEMIQVTEDDDTKVELLGGGKRALVQVPSARFDVAAEYSAAPLVTATAFVQAIINEFDVSMYDANMVKAAVLGRYPQSVEYMGANIATMLDIPQKLEGPGYALRNIMVNHVVAATLKNTLQAAALSTILEQTAMFEMGDAVGAFERMHLLGLAYQGMNADNLVFDLVKANGKEGTVGSVIADLVERALEDGVIKVEKELTDYKVYGTDDLAMWNAYAAAGLMAATMVNQGAARAAQGVSSTLLYYNDLIEFETGLPSVDFGKVEGTAVGFSFFSHSIYGGGGPGIFNGNHIVTRHSKGFAIPCVAAAMALDAGTQMFSPEATSGLIKEVFSQVDEFREPLKYVVEAAAEIKNEI; encoded by the coding sequence ATGGCGAAGTTTGAGGATAAGGTCGACTTGTACGACGACAGAGGCAACCTCGTCGAAGAACAGGTGCCATTAGAAGCTCTGAGCCCACTTAGAAACCCCGCCATTAAAAGCATTGTGCAGGGGATTAAGAGGACAGTGGCTGTGAACCTTGAAGGTATAGAAAACGCCCTGAAGACAGCTAAGGTCGGCGGACCTGCCTGTAAGATAATGGGCCGTGAACTCGACCTCGACATAGTCGGGAACGCCGAGTCAATAGCAGCCGCTGCAAAGGAAATGATACAGGTGACCGAGGACGACGACACAAAGGTCGAGCTCCTCGGTGGAGGTAAAAGGGCACTCGTACAGGTCCCAAGTGCGAGGTTCGATGTTGCAGCAGAATACTCTGCAGCACCACTCGTAACCGCCACAGCATTTGTCCAGGCCATAATCAACGAATTTGATGTTAGCATGTACGATGCTAACATGGTTAAAGCAGCCGTTCTGGGAAGATACCCACAGTCTGTGGAGTACATGGGGGCAAACATAGCAACAATGCTGGACATTCCACAGAAACTGGAAGGCCCAGGATACGCACTGAGGAACATCATGGTGAACCATGTTGTTGCAGCAACACTCAAAAACACACTCCAGGCAGCAGCACTATCAACCATACTCGAACAGACAGCAATGTTTGAGATGGGTGACGCTGTAGGAGCATTTGAGAGGATGCACCTCCTTGGACTTGCATACCAGGGAATGAACGCAGACAACCTGGTCTTTGACCTTGTTAAGGCCAACGGTAAGGAAGGTACCGTGGGTTCAGTCATAGCAGACCTGGTCGAAAGGGCCCTGGAAGATGGTGTCATAAAGGTTGAGAAGGAACTCACAGACTACAAGGTCTACGGCACAGACGACCTTGCAATGTGGAACGCCTATGCAGCAGCAGGACTCATGGCAGCCACAATGGTTAACCAGGGTGCAGCAAGGGCAGCACAGGGTGTATCATCAACCCTGCTCTACTACAACGACCTCATAGAATTCGAAACAGGACTACCAAGCGTGGACTTCGGTAAAGTGGAAGGTACCGCTGTAGGATTTTCATTCTTCAGCCACTCCATCTACGGTGGAGGTGGACCAGGTATCTTCAACGGAAACCACATCGTTACAAGGCACAGTAAAGGATTCGCCATACCATGTGTGGCAGCTGCAATGGCACTGGATGCAGGAACCCAGATGTTCTCCCCAGAAGCAACCTCTGGACTCATAAAAGAAGTATTCAGCCAGGTTGACGAGTTCCGAGAACCACTCAAATATGTTGTGGAGGCAGCAGCTGAGATTAAAAACGAAATTTAA
- the mmp10 gene encoding methyl coenzyme M reductase-arginine methyltransferase Mmp10 (Mmp10 (methanogenesis marker protein 10) is a cobalamin-requiring radical SAM methyltransferase that creates the methylarginine modification to methyl coenzyme M reductase.) — protein sequence MQIIADLGGIPGKDCRGFCRYCYFRKVGEFEAFGCKNCSPGRVGCETCGKGVAEIGNEFLPPFLVMGNVQTTLMMGNFQDKDLKINISGGGDVSCYPHLEELTGGLGEFGIPIHLGYTSGKGIDDPGIASRLIENGVDEVTFTVFSANPDLRREWMRDKNASRAIEALRIFCESCEVHAASVIIPGVNDGDDLLETCARLEEWGATGFIMMRFANYEHQGLILGNEPIIEGVEPHTVSEFEELVRAIDREFNLRVTGTPVCDPQNGTPFVLAADSSREYLEILPEIQGEATIITGSISAPYIRKIIHNLGAADLVNVVGVNKDIACLITLRDLEEVDPGDLRETVIIPGRAFVHDMQAREVLSRDGVDRIVVRGPDRLTVDGEMSGTLSEYDVIEREMEAFYELIQAINFFGASE from the coding sequence ATGCAGATAATAGCTGATTTAGGTGGTATACCTGGAAAGGACTGCAGGGGATTCTGCAGGTACTGCTACTTCCGTAAAGTTGGTGAATTTGAAGCATTTGGGTGTAAAAACTGTTCACCAGGTAGGGTTGGATGTGAAACCTGTGGAAAGGGTGTTGCAGAGATTGGTAATGAATTTCTACCCCCATTCCTTGTCATGGGCAACGTGCAGACAACACTCATGATGGGAAATTTTCAGGATAAGGACCTGAAGATAAACATCAGCGGCGGAGGCGATGTGAGCTGCTACCCCCATCTTGAAGAACTCACAGGAGGTCTGGGTGAATTCGGAATCCCCATTCACCTCGGATACACCAGTGGAAAGGGTATCGATGACCCCGGAATCGCCTCAAGGCTCATTGAAAATGGTGTTGACGAGGTCACCTTCACCGTGTTCTCAGCAAACCCTGATCTGAGGCGTGAGTGGATGCGGGATAAAAACGCCTCCAGGGCCATCGAGGCCCTCAGGATATTCTGTGAATCCTGTGAGGTCCATGCAGCATCGGTGATAATACCAGGGGTAAACGATGGCGATGACCTCCTTGAAACATGCGCGAGACTCGAGGAGTGGGGTGCCACCGGTTTCATCATGATGAGATTCGCCAACTATGAACACCAGGGACTCATACTTGGAAATGAGCCCATCATTGAGGGCGTGGAGCCCCACACTGTTTCTGAATTTGAAGAACTTGTGAGGGCAATTGACCGGGAATTCAATCTCCGTGTGACCGGAACCCCTGTCTGTGACCCCCAGAACGGCACGCCATTTGTCCTTGCAGCTGATTCAAGCAGGGAATACCTTGAAATCCTCCCTGAGATTCAGGGCGAGGCCACCATAATCACCGGATCCATTTCAGCGCCCTACATAAGGAAGATAATACACAACCTGGGTGCCGCTGACCTTGTGAACGTCGTCGGTGTCAATAAGGACATAGCCTGCCTCATAACCCTCAGGGACCTTGAGGAGGTGGATCCCGGTGATCTGAGGGAAACAGTCATAATCCCTGGAAGGGCCTTTGTGCATGACATGCAGGCCAGGGAGGTTCTCAGCCGTGACGGTGTCGACCGGATCGTTGTGAGGGGTCCTGACAGGTTGACCGTTGATGGGGAGATGAGCGGCACCCTCTCAGAGTATGACGTGATCGAGAGGGAGATGGAAGCCTTCTATGAACTCATACAGGCAATAAATTTCTTTGGTGCTTCTGAATGA
- a CDS encoding methyl-coenzyme M reductase glutamine C-methyltransferase — MSHVTVVTPEHYNYGSMLIAGALRDLGHRVEIRKGFDGVNSGIVFISLQSTIHLLRYRDIINNMGGFRVVGGPVSIDPEMVFRYLDVDLVVMGEGEDKVGAVMELAAGNCKPEDVPGAAFRSPEGIVVIESSPCPMERPLPLVPGDISREDIRGASVYIETHRGCPGNCTFCQVPEFFGRKVRSRPLEDIIREVRELKASGARRFAISGGTGTLYGSSKFRGIDEDAFRDLLRRISEVTGRRNLTVPDIRVDMVNPKILEAISEYTNGWVFYGIESGSRRMLRKMKKGITPDQVVEAVELAREYNLRVAGSFIVGYPGEDEEDYRKTIELADELMLDDYFVSIAEPLPGTELGEEVRKLPEDENPVFMRSDERRFDSVAEERAFNLLLESYVFRSVPVPMTSRLLKSITEEVRQQQEHIRTVTWMLQGKL; from the coding sequence ATGAGTCATGTAACTGTTGTAACACCTGAGCACTACAATTACGGTTCAATGCTCATCGCAGGGGCCCTGAGGGACCTTGGACACAGGGTTGAAATCAGGAAGGGATTTGATGGTGTTAACTCAGGGATCGTATTCATAAGCCTTCAGTCCACCATCCACCTCCTGAGGTACAGGGATATTATTAATAATATGGGCGGCTTCAGGGTGGTGGGTGGCCCTGTCAGCATAGACCCTGAAATGGTATTCAGGTACCTCGATGTGGACCTCGTGGTGATGGGTGAGGGTGAGGACAAGGTCGGTGCTGTGATGGAACTTGCAGCTGGAAATTGTAAACCAGAGGATGTCCCCGGTGCAGCCTTCAGATCACCTGAGGGAATTGTGGTCATTGAATCATCACCCTGCCCCATGGAGAGGCCCCTCCCACTTGTTCCGGGTGACATCTCCCGGGAGGATATACGGGGTGCCAGTGTCTACATTGAAACCCACAGGGGCTGTCCAGGTAACTGCACCTTCTGTCAGGTCCCTGAATTCTTTGGCAGAAAGGTGAGGAGCAGGCCCCTTGAGGACATAATCAGGGAGGTCCGGGAACTGAAGGCATCTGGTGCCAGGAGGTTCGCCATAAGTGGAGGTACAGGCACCCTCTACGGCAGCAGCAAATTCAGGGGTATTGATGAGGACGCCTTCAGGGATCTCCTGAGGCGCATAAGTGAGGTCACAGGCAGGCGAAACCTCACCGTGCCCGATATAAGGGTCGATATGGTTAACCCGAAGATTCTTGAGGCAATATCAGAGTACACGAATGGATGGGTCTTCTATGGTATAGAATCAGGGAGCAGGAGGATGCTCAGGAAGATGAAAAAGGGCATAACCCCTGATCAGGTTGTTGAGGCTGTTGAACTTGCAAGGGAGTACAATCTAAGGGTTGCAGGGTCCTTCATCGTTGGTTATCCCGGTGAGGACGAGGAGGATTACAGGAAAACCATTGAACTTGCAGATGAACTCATGCTCGATGACTACTTCGTGAGCATTGCCGAGCCACTCCCAGGCACTGAACTCGGTGAGGAGGTCAGAAAACTCCCTGAGGATGAAAACCCGGTCTTCATGAGGTCAGATGAAAGGCGATTTGATAGTGTGGCAGAGGAGAGAGCATTCAATTTACTCCTGGAATCCTATGTATTCCGGAGTGTGCCGGTTCCCATGACGTCCAGGCTTTTAAAATCAATAACTGAGGAGGTCCGTCAGCAGCAGGAGCATATAAGAACCGTTACCTGGATGCTCCAGGGAAAGCTGTGA
- a CDS encoding cation diffusion facilitator family transporter has product MKGNDEAPLKEGEIASRYSVIINMILVVIKGFTGYLSGNIALIADAIHSFADVFSSAAVFIGLKLSQRKPDELFPYGYHRIETLVSLLVSVLIIITGLEITWDSIIYISNPVSEVSMATASLAVSLISIGVSYAIAFYKVRVGRRIGSTALLNDGKHSYVDVISSAIVFIGILGEYMGLHGFQGIAGVIISMVIIYIGIRLAKYDVLTLLDACIDTDSMEIIKKTVLSVPRVEGVHEIRIRRSGPYLFGELHIELERGLPVDEIERIISQINSKVKETVPSIDHLTVQPETVKKEEVVVAVPLADDQGMNSTISTHFGRANFFLIARTRKGEILDYRIIENPGKSLKTKRGIRAAELLKSRDIDVLVIEKLSDGPKLLFSDYLLGTVPPEGASLEEVIRKASLKFSE; this is encoded by the coding sequence ATGAAAGGGAATGATGAAGCACCACTCAAGGAGGGAGAAATCGCTTCCAGGTATTCGGTAATCATCAACATGATTTTAGTGGTTATAAAGGGGTTTACCGGTTATCTATCTGGAAATATAGCTCTGATAGCAGACGCTATACATTCCTTTGCGGATGTCTTCTCATCAGCAGCCGTATTCATTGGCCTTAAGCTCTCACAGAGAAAACCTGATGAACTATTTCCCTATGGATACCATAGAATTGAAACCCTTGTCTCTCTCCTCGTTTCAGTGCTGATCATCATAACGGGTCTTGAGATAACATGGGACTCCATTATCTACATTTCAAATCCAGTTTCAGAGGTTTCCATGGCCACGGCAAGCCTTGCAGTGAGTTTGATATCAATTGGAGTCTCCTATGCCATTGCATTTTATAAGGTGAGGGTCGGGAGGAGAATCGGTTCAACAGCCCTCCTGAACGATGGAAAGCATAGCTACGTGGATGTCATATCCTCTGCAATCGTCTTCATCGGGATCCTGGGGGAGTACATGGGTCTTCATGGTTTCCAGGGTATCGCTGGAGTAATTATATCCATGGTGATAATTTATATCGGTATCCGGCTTGCAAAATATGACGTCCTAACCCTCCTTGATGCATGTATTGACACGGATTCAATGGAAATCATAAAAAAGACAGTCTTATCGGTCCCGCGTGTTGAGGGGGTTCATGAGATTAGAATAAGAAGATCTGGACCCTACCTCTTTGGTGAACTCCATATTGAACTTGAAAGGGGGCTGCCGGTAGATGAAATAGAGAGAATCATTTCTCAGATAAACTCTAAGGTTAAGGAGACAGTCCCATCCATTGACCACCTTACGGTCCAGCCCGAAACAGTTAAAAAGGAGGAAGTTGTGGTTGCGGTGCCACTCGCAGATGATCAGGGAATGAACTCCACAATCAGCACCCACTTTGGAAGGGCGAACTTCTTCCTTATTGCAAGAACCCGGAAGGGCGAGATACTTGATTACAGGATAATTGAAAATCCAGGGAAATCCCTTAAAACAAAGAGGGGGATTCGAGCTGCTGAACTTCTGAAGAGCAGAGATATTGATGTTCTGGTGATTGAAAAACTATCAGATGGTCCAAAACTTCTTTTTTCAGATTATCTCCTTGGAACAGTACCTCCTGAAGGAGCATCCCTTGAGGAGGTCATTAGAAAGGCATCCCTAAAATTTTCAGAGTGA
- a CDS encoding ATP-binding protein: MKEVCILSGKGGAGKSSIVASMAVLLADRLEIIVGDCDVDAPNLALILGSSGDVECETIRASEKAFLVAERCKSRKKCVRVCRFNAIKWSARNSKPEINEFLCEGCGACEYICPDRAIDIKEVDTGKICYFRSDYGFGVVSGHLKIGERGSGKIVDSLRGKVSEIGRVEGLDLALLDSAAGIGCPVVSSVKGCDRAIIITEPTKAAINDSKRAIELVRHFGIPHSIIINKYDLNHEIAADIEDLADRNEIPIMGRIPYDLAFTDALVNGLPAVICNPHLKKLFRGIVEELMLNMGLD; the protein is encoded by the coding sequence GTGAAGGAGGTATGCATCCTCTCAGGAAAGGGTGGGGCTGGAAAGAGCAGCATAGTGGCTTCAATGGCTGTTTTACTCGCTGATAGGTTGGAAATAATCGTTGGAGACTGTGATGTGGACGCACCCAATCTGGCCCTCATCCTGGGATCTTCAGGGGATGTGGAGTGCGAAACCATAAGGGCCTCTGAAAAGGCATTTTTAGTGGCTGAAAGATGTAAATCAAGAAAGAAATGCGTGAGGGTATGCAGATTCAATGCAATAAAATGGAGTGCTAGGAACTCAAAACCTGAAATAAATGAATTTCTCTGTGAAGGATGCGGAGCATGTGAATATATATGCCCTGATAGGGCGATAGACATCAAAGAAGTTGATACAGGAAAGATTTGCTATTTCAGGTCTGATTATGGATTCGGTGTAGTATCCGGTCATCTTAAAATTGGTGAGAGAGGCTCAGGAAAGATTGTGGATTCTCTGAGGGGGAAGGTATCTGAAATTGGAAGAGTGGAGGGCCTGGATCTGGCTCTTCTGGATTCAGCAGCAGGTATTGGCTGCCCTGTGGTATCATCAGTTAAGGGATGCGACCGGGCCATTATAATAACGGAACCTACAAAGGCAGCTATAAATGACTCTAAACGTGCAATAGAGCTTGTAAGGCATTTTGGGATCCCACACTCCATAATAATCAATAAATACGATTTAAATCATGAGATCGCAGCTGATATAGAAGATCTTGCAGATAGGAATGAGATACCAATCATGGGAAGGATACCCTACGATTTGGCATTTACCGATGCTCTGGTTAACGGATTACCCGCAGTAATCTGCAATCCCCACCTTAAAAAGCTATTTAGGGGGATTGTTGAGGAGCTAATGCTAAATATGGGGCTGGATTGA
- a CDS encoding 4Fe-4S binding protein yields MKPLMVAITGGKGGTGKSTIACSLAIALADKFRVLLVDTDVECPDDHIILSAQRRKTDEVTLQIPSFDFSACSMCGKCSEVCRKNAIVFVEGRHPILVRDRCSGCGTCSLACRNNAIKEEEMVAGFLYDGKLPENYDEKIRRNFRLLSGETTVNIESSARLVDSLMKNAREHHDMDFIIIDTAAGVHCNVIHAIMGAHLAFAVTEPTPFGSHDLKLILELLERLGVTSNIILNRAGIGNADPVLEVSRETGRPIVAEIEYSRDVMEAYSAGEPLKVPGIAAVVELLEMQRC; encoded by the coding sequence ATGAAGCCCTTAATGGTAGCAATAACAGGGGGAAAGGGAGGAACAGGAAAATCAACCATAGCATGTTCTCTCGCCATCGCCCTTGCCGATAAATTCAGGGTGCTGCTGGTAGACACAGATGTTGAGTGTCCAGATGACCACATCATCCTGTCCGCCCAGAGAAGAAAAACAGATGAGGTAACTCTTCAGATACCATCCTTTGATTTTTCAGCCTGCTCCATGTGCGGTAAATGTTCAGAGGTGTGCAGAAAAAATGCAATCGTATTTGTGGAGGGCAGGCACCCAATTCTTGTCAGGGATAGATGCAGTGGCTGCGGGACCTGCAGTCTTGCATGCAGAAATAATGCAATAAAGGAGGAGGAGATGGTCGCAGGCTTCCTTTATGATGGCAAACTCCCTGAAAATTATGATGAGAAAATTAGAAGAAATTTCAGGTTACTCTCCGGGGAAACAACTGTGAATATAGAATCAAGTGCACGCCTGGTGGATTCACTCATGAAAAATGCGAGGGAGCACCATGATATGGACTTCATAATCATTGACACGGCAGCAGGGGTCCACTGTAATGTTATACATGCCATCATGGGCGCTCACCTTGCCTTTGCTGTGACAGAGCCAACACCCTTTGGGAGTCATGACCTAAAACTGATACTTGAGCTACTTGAGAGGCTTGGCGTAACATCGAACATCATCCTCAACCGTGCAGGCATTGGTAACGCAGACCCGGTACTCGAGGTTTCCAGAGAAACAGGGAGGCCCATTGTGGCTGAAATAGAATATTCTAGGGATGTAATGGAGGCCTATTCAGCGGGTGAACCCCTTAAGGTTCCAGGAATAGCTGCTGTTGTAGAGTTACTTGAGATGCAGAGGTGTTAA
- a CDS encoding NifB/NifX family molybdenum-iron cluster-binding protein, whose product MKIAIASSGPDLGSEVSRFFGRAPYFMIVEIKDGNIESSEVIENPSASASGGAGIRTAQIIANSGVEAVIASSPGPNAFEVLNELGIKIYRATGASVEDNIRLFTEGNLEEIRSAGSGRGRRGR is encoded by the coding sequence ATGAAGATAGCAATAGCGTCCTCTGGACCCGATCTGGGATCAGAGGTCAGTAGATTTTTTGGGAGAGCCCCCTATTTCATGATTGTTGAAATAAAGGATGGTAATATAGAATCCTCTGAAGTCATCGAGAACCCTTCAGCATCAGCTTCAGGGGGAGCAGGTATAAGGACCGCCCAGATAATTGCAAATAGTGGCGTGGAAGCAGTTATAGCTTCTTCACCAGGCCCAAATGCATTTGAGGTTCTGAATGAACTTGGCATAAAAATTTACAGGGCAACAGGTGCATCAGTTGAGGATAATATCAGGCTCTTCACAGAGGGAAATCTTGAGGAGATACGCTCAGCAGGCAGTGGCCGGGGCAGGAGAGGAAGATAG
- a CDS encoding Mrp/NBP35 family ATP-binding protein — MEQDVRISRAMSTIKHKIVVMSGKGGVGKSTVTVKLAEEFTRNGYRVCVLDADVHGPDIPKMMRVREPEITLTGNLINPIPTPVGATVMSIEFFLPSEDTPVIWRGPKKTGAIRQLLSDVNWEGIDVLIVDNPPGTGDEPLTVLQSIPAIDGVIIVTTAQEVSVHDVEKCINMVNQLKIPIMGIIENMSYLQCPECGKRIFLFGKDGGKYLANKFDLQFLGGIPFEKGISGDKSSASSYINTGMVKIFNKVEKYLKDGGVN, encoded by the coding sequence ATGGAACAGGATGTGAGAATTTCGAGGGCAATGTCCACAATAAAACATAAAATCGTTGTCATGAGTGGAAAAGGGGGTGTTGGGAAGTCCACAGTCACAGTAAAACTTGCCGAAGAGTTTACCAGAAATGGTTACCGGGTATGTGTACTGGATGCAGATGTTCATGGACCCGATATCCCGAAGATGATGCGTGTCAGGGAACCAGAGATCACCCTAACAGGAAATCTTATAAACCCCATACCCACCCCGGTGGGTGCAACTGTAATGTCCATAGAGTTTTTCCTCCCATCAGAGGACACACCGGTCATATGGAGGGGACCAAAAAAGACAGGGGCCATCAGACAGCTACTTTCAGATGTTAACTGGGAGGGTATCGACGTTTTAATTGTGGATAACCCCCCTGGAACAGGTGATGAGCCACTAACGGTTCTTCAGTCAATCCCTGCCATTGACGGCGTGATTATAGTTACAACCGCCCAGGAAGTTTCAGTCCATGACGTTGAAAAATGTATCAACATGGTTAATCAGCTGAAGATCCCTATCATGGGAATCATAGAGAACATGTCATATCTCCAGTGTCCGGAATGTGGCAAAAGGATATTTCTATTCGGTAAAGATGGTGGAAAATATCTTGCAAACAAATTTGATCTCCAGTTTCTGGGTGGAATTCCCTTTGAAAAAGGTATATCCGGGGATAAATCATCAGCCAGTTCATACATCAACACCGGGATGGTGAAGATATTCAATAAAGTGGAGAAATACCTCAAAGATGGTGGTGTTAATTAA
- a CDS encoding NifB/NifX family molybdenum-iron cluster-binding protein, which produces MKICIPVTEERGMDSEVSEHFGKTPLFAFYDDEINELEIIKIGGRHSGGGLTPAEIAVNSDADILICANIGSKAINLLRTHGVDVLMGARGTVAETLNMLKRGELTGATNPCKGRH; this is translated from the coding sequence ATGAAAATATGCATTCCAGTAACAGAAGAAAGGGGCATGGATTCAGAGGTCTCAGAACACTTTGGAAAAACGCCCCTATTTGCTTTTTATGATGACGAAATCAATGAACTGGAAATAATAAAGATAGGGGGAAGGCACAGTGGAGGAGGACTAACACCTGCAGAGATCGCTGTAAATTCCGACGCAGATATCCTAATATGCGCAAATATTGGCTCAAAGGCCATTAATCTTCTCAGAACCCATGGAGTTGATGTTCTGATGGGTGCCAGGGGAACAGTGGCTGAAACACTCAACATGCTTAAAAGGGGTGAGCTTACCGGCGCTACAAATCCATGTAAAGGACGGCATTGA